A genome region from Thermococcus gorgonarius includes the following:
- a CDS encoding type II toxin-antitoxin system VapC family toxin: MRDDGKVRVIDAAIFIQGVDVEGVTTPKVVEEVKDPESRLFLEGLISAGKVRVLVPSKESVEAVKDAARRTGELNELSEADLEVLALAYELKGVLFTDDYNLQNVAKTLGIEFRTLKRGIKRVIRWNYVCIGCGKKFEEMPPDGVCPDCGSPVRLIPRKKRRQRRR; the protein is encoded by the coding sequence ATGAGAGATGACGGAAAAGTCAGAGTAATTGACGCGGCGATATTCATACAGGGCGTTGACGTAGAAGGCGTAACCACTCCCAAGGTCGTCGAAGAGGTGAAGGACCCGGAGTCGAGGCTGTTCTTGGAGGGTCTGATCAGCGCGGGCAAGGTCAGGGTTCTGGTTCCCTCGAAGGAGAGCGTCGAGGCCGTTAAAGACGCCGCGAGGAGGACGGGCGAGCTGAACGAGCTGAGCGAGGCCGATTTGGAGGTTCTTGCACTGGCCTACGAGCTCAAAGGAGTTCTCTTCACCGACGACTACAACCTCCAGAACGTAGCCAAAACCCTTGGCATAGAGTTCAGAACGCTAAAGCGCGGTATAAAAAGGGTAATCCGCTGGAACTACGTCTGCATCGGCTGCGGAAAAAAATTCGAGGAGATGCCCCCGGATGGGGTCTGCCCCGACTGCGGAAGCCCCGTGAGGCTGATCCCGAGGAAGAAGAGGCGTCAAAGGCGTAGGTAG
- a CDS encoding LamB/YcsF family protein, with protein sequence MKVDLNSDLGESFGRYKLGLDEEVMKYISSANVATGWHAGDPLVMRKTVRLAKENSVAVGAHPGYPDLLGFGRRYMKLSPEEARNYILYQIGALYAFARAEDLELQHVKPHGALYNALVKEEELARAVIEGIADFDKKLIFVTLSGSRPAEIAEEMGVKVAHEVFADRAYNPDGTLVPRSKPGAVIHDKEEIAERVVSMVKDGGVRAINGEWIELKADTICVHGDNPKAVEIAAHVRRALEEEGVKIVPMRKIVR encoded by the coding sequence ATGAAGGTTGACCTCAACTCCGACCTCGGCGAGAGCTTTGGGAGGTACAAGCTCGGCCTAGATGAGGAGGTTATGAAGTACATCAGCTCAGCTAACGTCGCGACCGGCTGGCACGCTGGAGATCCTCTCGTTATGCGAAAGACTGTGAGGCTCGCGAAAGAGAACAGCGTAGCCGTTGGCGCACACCCTGGCTATCCCGATTTGCTTGGCTTCGGGAGGCGGTACATGAAGCTTTCTCCAGAGGAAGCGAGGAACTACATCCTTTATCAGATCGGTGCACTTTACGCCTTTGCCAGAGCCGAAGACCTTGAACTCCAGCACGTTAAGCCCCATGGTGCCCTCTACAACGCCCTCGTGAAGGAGGAAGAGCTCGCGAGGGCTGTCATTGAAGGGATAGCTGACTTCGATAAAAAGCTCATCTTCGTGACCCTCTCCGGCTCAAGGCCTGCTGAAATAGCGGAAGAGATGGGCGTTAAGGTTGCCCACGAGGTCTTTGCCGACAGGGCCTACAACCCGGACGGAACGCTCGTCCCCCGCTCGAAACCCGGTGCTGTGATACACGACAAAGAAGAGATAGCGGAGCGCGTGGTCTCGATGGTCAAGGACGGCGGGGTTAGGGCGATAAACGGCGAGTGGATCGAGCTGAAGGCCGACACCATATGCGTCCACGGGGACAACCCGAAGGCGGTTGAAATAGCGGCCCACGTGAGGAGGGCACTTGAAGAGGAGGGAGTGAAGATAGTGCCGATGAGGAAGATAGTCCGTTAG
- a CDS encoding antitoxin family protein — translation MGVVEAIYENGVFKPLKKLNLPEKRRVKLIILDEFIKDLDDAFGILEEDIDLEKLRKEWDRDVSS, via the coding sequence ATGGGAGTTGTGGAGGCAATTTACGAGAACGGGGTTTTCAAGCCGTTGAAAAAGCTCAACCTTCCTGAGAAGAGAAGGGTGAAGCTGATAATCCTGGACGAATTCATCAAAGACCTAGACGATGCCTTTGGGATACTAGAGGAGGACATAGATTTGGAGAAGCTCAGGAAGGAGTGGGACAGGGATGTATCTTCTTGA
- a CDS encoding type II toxin-antitoxin system VapC family toxin, with protein MYLLDTDVLIDVLRGVDEAREFLIGVVERGAFISTVTIAELFSGRETRDPIKKEKITRLLSHFEALPVTPEVAMLAGEIRRDYQVSLGDAIIAATAAVHGLTVVTGNIKHFARIEGISVLKPPYR; from the coding sequence ATGTATCTTCTTGATACCGACGTTCTGATCGATGTTCTCAGGGGTGTTGATGAAGCTAGAGAATTTTTGATAGGAGTCGTGGAGAGAGGGGCATTTATTTCCACCGTTACAATAGCGGAGCTGTTCTCGGGCAGGGAGACGAGAGATCCAATCAAGAAGGAGAAGATAACGAGGCTCCTTAGTCACTTTGAGGCCCTGCCGGTAACTCCGGAGGTGGCAATGCTCGCGGGAGAGATTAGAAGGGACTACCAGGTGTCCCTTGGAGATGCGATCATAGCCGCCACCGCGGCTGTTCATGGGCTTACCGTTGTCACTGGAAATATCAAGCACTTCGCAAGGATTGAAGGCATTTCCGTACTGAAACCTCCATACCGGTGA
- the pxpB gene encoding 5-oxoprolinase subunit PxpB: protein MKPELKPAGDSALLISFGETIDEEINERVHAIARAIEKAGFEWLVETVPAYSSLLVIYDPLKVTYAQVEASIKPLLNAEGSAFEGRLVKIPVVYGGKYGPDIEFVAKHNGLTVDDVIEIHSRPVYRVYFLGFLPGFAYLGGMDERIATPRLEKPRLKVPAGSVGIAGKQTGIYPLESPGGWRLIGRTPLRLFNPAKEPPTLLQPGDRVKFVPIDESGFRELYGKQ, encoded by the coding sequence ATGAAACCAGAGCTAAAGCCCGCCGGTGACTCTGCCCTTCTGATCTCCTTTGGTGAGACCATAGACGAGGAGATAAACGAGAGAGTTCACGCAATAGCAAGGGCGATAGAAAAGGCAGGCTTTGAGTGGCTGGTCGAGACGGTCCCGGCTTACTCCTCGCTCTTGGTGATTTACGATCCTCTTAAAGTCACCTACGCCCAGGTCGAGGCCTCAATAAAGCCCCTGCTGAATGCCGAGGGGAGTGCCTTCGAGGGCAGGCTCGTTAAAATACCTGTGGTTTACGGTGGTAAATACGGGCCGGACATCGAGTTCGTGGCAAAACACAACGGCCTCACCGTTGATGACGTCATCGAGATTCACTCCAGGCCGGTTTACCGCGTCTACTTCCTCGGCTTCCTTCCCGGCTTTGCTTACCTCGGCGGCATGGATGAGAGAATAGCAACGCCCCGACTGGAAAAGCCTCGCCTGAAAGTTCCGGCCGGTTCGGTTGGCATAGCGGGAAAGCAGACTGGAATTTACCCCCTCGAAAGCCCCGGCGGCTGGCGGCTTATAGGGAGGACACCTTTGAGGCTGTTCAACCCTGCAAAAGAACCGCCAACCCTTCTTCAGCCGGGCGACAGGGTGAAGTTCGTGCCGATAGACGAGAGCGGGTTCAGGGAGCTGTACGGGAAGCAATGA
- a CDS encoding 5-oxoprolinase subunit C family protein, protein MIELLKVPSLLTVQDSGRKGYRKLGVPVSGYMDDYSARIANYLVGNPGDAPLLEFLLTGPTLRFNASAVFAVAGDVDLKLNGLPIEPWESHWAKRGDVLEVGTLRSGLYGYIAFAGGIKCEKLLGSCSTYSRANLGRPLRAGDRLTLGYAILTGREGRYLPGELRPDYSGNEREIRVVLGPNLEHFTEEGIETFLSETYTVTPESDRMGYRLDGPTVGHSPLGADIVTEPLVPGAVQVPANGKPIVMMRDAQTTGGYAKIATVISTDLHLLAQSRPGTRVRFKPVNVGEAQKILRRREKTLEAIKAFLGGEMRAYKVKVSGKEFTAFAGKVKY, encoded by the coding sequence TTGATTGAGCTCCTTAAAGTTCCCTCCCTTCTGACGGTGCAGGATTCTGGCAGGAAAGGCTACAGAAAACTCGGCGTCCCCGTCTCTGGTTACATGGACGATTACTCAGCGAGGATAGCCAACTACCTCGTCGGCAACCCCGGTGATGCACCCCTCCTAGAGTTCCTCCTCACCGGGCCGACGCTGAGGTTCAACGCTTCAGCAGTCTTTGCCGTTGCGGGGGACGTTGATTTGAAACTTAACGGCCTTCCAATTGAACCCTGGGAGAGCCACTGGGCGAAGAGGGGCGACGTTCTTGAGGTTGGAACTTTAAGGAGTGGCCTTTACGGCTACATAGCCTTCGCGGGCGGAATAAAGTGTGAAAAGTTACTTGGAAGTTGCTCTACTTACTCAAGGGCGAACCTTGGAAGGCCACTGAGGGCAGGGGATAGACTCACTTTGGGTTATGCCATCCTGACCGGCAGGGAGGGGCGCTATCTTCCCGGGGAGCTTAGACCGGATTATTCGGGCAACGAGAGAGAAATAAGGGTTGTCCTCGGGCCGAACCTTGAGCACTTCACCGAGGAAGGCATCGAGACGTTCCTAAGCGAGACCTACACCGTAACCCCCGAGAGCGACAGGATGGGCTATCGCCTAGACGGGCCGACAGTAGGGCACTCTCCCCTTGGAGCCGATATCGTAACCGAGCCGCTTGTGCCCGGAGCCGTTCAGGTTCCCGCAAATGGAAAGCCAATAGTGATGATGCGCGACGCTCAGACAACCGGCGGCTACGCGAAGATAGCGACGGTGATAAGTACTGATTTGCACCTCCTGGCACAGAGCAGGCCGGGGACGAGGGTGCGCTTTAAACCTGTAAACGTTGGGGAAGCCCAGAAAATCCTTAGAAGGCGCGAGAAAACGCTGGAAGCTATAAAGGCCTTTTTGGGGGGAGAGATGAGGGCGTATAAAGTGAAGGTCAGCGGGAAAGAGTTTACAGCCTTCGCGGGAAAGGTTAAATACTGA
- a CDS encoding phosphoglycolate phosphatase, with translation MKIKAISLDIDGTITYRDRTLSIDALKVIRLAERLGLPVMLVTGNSVPFAEAAAVFIGTSGPVIAEDGGALSLKGEGTMRKRVFLTDMDEEWILWSELKKRFPEAELSYSTMERKAGLVITRKVPVEAVRELIAELGLNLVAVDSGFAIHIKKPWINKGAGIEKACEFLGISPKEVAHVGDGENDLDAFRVVGYRVAIAQAPESLKEKADYVTEKPYGDGGAEAVTHILKKFGYLGEGDGGQEGNT, from the coding sequence ATGAAGATAAAGGCGATTTCGCTCGACATAGACGGTACGATAACCTATCGGGATAGAACGCTGAGTATAGATGCCCTTAAAGTGATAAGACTGGCCGAAAGATTGGGCCTTCCGGTTATGCTCGTTACCGGTAATTCTGTCCCCTTTGCCGAAGCTGCCGCCGTTTTCATAGGCACCAGCGGGCCGGTTATAGCCGAGGATGGCGGCGCGCTCTCCCTAAAGGGCGAGGGGACAATGAGGAAGCGCGTTTTTCTCACCGACATGGACGAGGAGTGGATCCTCTGGAGCGAGCTGAAGAAACGTTTTCCGGAGGCAGAGCTGAGCTACTCAACGATGGAGCGGAAAGCCGGCCTCGTGATAACGAGGAAGGTTCCCGTTGAGGCCGTGAGGGAGCTTATAGCGGAGCTCGGACTAAATCTCGTCGCCGTTGATTCCGGCTTTGCGATACACATCAAGAAGCCCTGGATAAACAAGGGCGCCGGCATAGAGAAGGCCTGCGAGTTTTTGGGAATAAGCCCGAAAGAGGTCGCCCACGTAGGTGATGGTGAAAACGACCTCGATGCCTTCCGCGTCGTTGGCTACCGTGTTGCCATAGCTCAAGCACCTGAGAGCCTCAAGGAGAAGGCCGACTACGTTACCGAGAAGCCCTACGGCGACGGCGGTGCCGAGGCGGTAACCCACATCCTGAAGAAGTTCGGCTACCTCGGTGAGGGGGATGGTGGTCAGGAGGGCAACACTTGA
- a CDS encoding GNAT family N-acetyltransferase, protein MVVRRATLDDVKSIVHVHTAGEDLSAPSVRERYLRGGPWMSVETCSVHLNNLLLEGQLPVVAEVEEKIVGEAEVLFSEEPAGGKTRRIAHLDVIEVHPDFRGRGIGRALVGFIEKAAREREAEFITTQPDEEALGFYRKLGFDEVLYNGLLVEIHTEEFEPVDAKPLQFFPWEAVKSLQLVAGRFQSSYGMWFSSFRDVFAGIHEVAEAGKAGESYYVLKPLPGRLGKASLFLWGREEDIPKAIARARGLGFEKVLTVLDEETAEALGAEKKGKVQIIGKRLP, encoded by the coding sequence ATGGTGGTCAGGAGGGCAACACTTGACGACGTTAAATCTATAGTGCACGTCCACACCGCCGGTGAAGACCTTTCTGCCCCCTCCGTGAGGGAACGCTACCTACGCGGCGGCCCGTGGATGAGCGTCGAGACCTGCTCGGTCCACCTCAACAACCTTCTCCTTGAGGGCCAGCTCCCGGTTGTTGCAGAGGTGGAGGAGAAAATAGTCGGAGAGGCAGAGGTTCTTTTCTCCGAGGAGCCCGCAGGCGGAAAAACGCGGAGGATAGCGCACCTCGACGTCATCGAAGTCCACCCGGATTTTCGAGGCCGGGGCATTGGAAGGGCGCTCGTCGGGTTCATAGAAAAGGCCGCGAGGGAAAGGGAGGCTGAGTTCATAACCACCCAGCCGGATGAGGAAGCTTTGGGGTTTTACAGAAAGCTGGGCTTTGATGAGGTCCTTTACAACGGCCTCCTCGTTGAGATTCACACCGAGGAATTCGAGCCAGTGGATGCTAAGCCCCTTCAGTTCTTCCCGTGGGAAGCCGTTAAGTCCCTCCAGCTCGTTGCCGGCCGCTTCCAGAGCTCCTACGGCATGTGGTTTTCGAGCTTCAGGGACGTCTTTGCTGGGATTCACGAGGTCGCAGAGGCCGGAAAAGCCGGAGAGTCCTACTACGTCCTAAAGCCCCTCCCTGGGAGACTTGGAAAGGCGAGCCTCTTCCTCTGGGGGCGGGAGGAGGACATCCCCAAAGCCATCGCCAGGGCCAGGGGGCTCGGCTTTGAGAAGGTTCTGACCGTTCTGGATGAGGAAACTGCGGAGGCCTTAGGGGCAGAAAAGAAAGGGAAAGTCCAGATAATAGGAAAGAGGCTCCCTTAA
- a CDS encoding M20 metallopeptidase family protein: MGLDPVSEAKRIEREIIAWRRDFHMHPELGYEEVRTSKIVEEHLREWGYSIKRIGTGIIADIGEGGKTIALRADMDALPVQEENDVPYKSKIPGKMHACGHDAHTAMLLGAAKIIAEHKDELNGRVRLIFQPAEEGGNGAVKMIEGGALEGVNAIFGFHVWMDLPSGIIGIRDGPFLAGAGIFGGKIIGKGGHGASPHETVDPIPIMAEAILAFQTIVSRNVPPIETGVVSVTSVHGGTAFNVIPEEVEFKGTFRFFKPEIGELIQRRMREILEGVTKAHGAKYELSIEELTPPTINSPEMADFARKVAEKYGLKYGDVPPTMGAEDFAFYLQKVPGAFLALGIRNEEKGIIYPHHHPKFDVDEEVLYLGTAMEVALAFEFLRS, encoded by the coding sequence ATGGGCCTCGACCCCGTTTCTGAAGCCAAGAGGATTGAAAGGGAGATAATAGCCTGGCGCAGGGACTTCCACATGCACCCGGAGCTTGGCTATGAAGAAGTGAGAACTTCTAAGATCGTGGAAGAACACCTGCGCGAGTGGGGCTACTCGATCAAGCGCATTGGTACCGGAATAATTGCCGACATTGGAGAGGGAGGGAAAACCATAGCACTCCGCGCCGACATGGACGCTCTGCCTGTCCAGGAAGAGAACGACGTTCCATACAAATCGAAAATCCCAGGCAAGATGCACGCATGTGGCCACGACGCCCACACGGCGATGCTTTTGGGGGCGGCGAAGATAATAGCCGAGCACAAAGACGAACTCAACGGCAGGGTAAGGCTCATCTTCCAGCCTGCTGAAGAAGGTGGCAACGGGGCTGTTAAGATGATCGAGGGAGGGGCCTTAGAAGGAGTCAACGCCATCTTCGGCTTTCACGTCTGGATGGATCTGCCGAGCGGAATAATAGGAATAAGGGACGGCCCCTTCTTAGCAGGAGCGGGAATATTCGGCGGAAAAATAATCGGAAAGGGCGGCCACGGTGCTTCCCCCCACGAGACAGTCGACCCGATTCCGATAATGGCCGAAGCGATTCTTGCCTTCCAGACCATCGTGAGCAGGAACGTTCCGCCGATAGAGACGGGAGTTGTCAGCGTCACGAGTGTGCACGGCGGGACTGCTTTCAACGTCATCCCAGAGGAGGTGGAGTTCAAGGGCACTTTCCGCTTCTTCAAGCCCGAAATCGGCGAGCTCATCCAGAGGAGGATGCGCGAGATTCTGGAAGGCGTGACGAAGGCCCATGGAGCCAAGTACGAGCTGAGCATCGAAGAACTCACACCACCCACGATAAATTCACCTGAAATGGCTGATTTCGCGAGGAAGGTGGCAGAGAAGTACGGCCTCAAATACGGCGACGTCCCTCCGACGATGGGTGCCGAGGACTTCGCCTTCTACCTCCAGAAGGTTCCTGGAGCCTTCCTTGCCCTGGGAATCAGGAACGAGGAGAAAGGGATAATCTACCCGCACCACCATCCGAAGTTCGACGTGGATGAGGAAGTTCTCTACCTCGGCACCGCGATGGAAGTTGCCCTGGCCTTCGAGTTTTTGAGAAGTTAA
- a CDS encoding DUF2095 family protein, translated as MVDEKKKKQPIDDFAWQEYDREEFERNFPALARELDSEPELRITAYRTSEEEALEDEELELQDFSGYNPTIIDFLRRCETEEEALEIINWMEERGEITPEMAKDLRITLAKKGVRAFGPKKEWGWYEKHGRH; from the coding sequence ATGGTAGATGAAAAGAAAAAGAAGCAGCCTATAGATGACTTCGCCTGGCAGGAGTACGATAGAGAGGAGTTCGAGAGGAACTTCCCTGCCCTGGCAAGAGAGCTGGACAGCGAGCCCGAACTCAGGATAACAGCCTACCGCACTTCGGAGGAAGAGGCTCTTGAAGACGAAGAACTTGAACTTCAGGACTTTTCAGGCTACAATCCCACGATAATAGACTTTTTGAGGAGATGCGAGACCGAGGAGGAAGCCCTCGAAATAATAAACTGGATGGAAGAGAGGGGTGAGATAACGCCGGAGATGGCCAAGGATCTCAGGATTACCCTGGCGAAGAAGGGAGTTAGGGCCTTCGGGCCAAAGAAGGAGTGGGGCTGGTACGAGAAGCATGGAAGGCACTGA
- a CDS encoding GIY-YIG nuclease family protein, with amino-acid sequence MKGSYFLVIRLDRDRKIKTKAREFFLKGGYYVYVGSAMNSLEKRVRRHFSKEKRLHWHIDYLLKEAELLRAYLVPSEERLEEKLSIEVAKYGEPVEGFGAGDVKVSTNLYRFEEEPDEVLVGILKKLGLGWKRVKSEREIREFGERK; translated from the coding sequence ATGAAGGGTTCCTACTTCCTCGTGATACGGCTTGATAGGGATAGAAAAATAAAAACAAAGGCCAGAGAGTTCTTCCTGAAGGGAGGTTACTACGTCTACGTGGGTTCTGCCATGAACTCCCTTGAAAAGAGGGTTAGACGTCACTTCTCAAAGGAAAAGCGGCTTCACTGGCACATAGACTACCTCCTTAAGGAGGCCGAGCTTTTGAGGGCATATCTGGTTCCGAGCGAGGAAAGGCTTGAGGAGAAGCTGTCCATTGAAGTGGCAAAGTACGGCGAGCCAGTTGAGGGCTTCGGCGCCGGCGACGTCAAGGTGAGCACGAACCTCTACCGGTTTGAGGAGGAGCCTGACGAGGTTTTAGTGGGGATCCTGAAGAAGCTCGGCCTGGGTTGGAAAAGGGTTAAAAGTGAGAGGGAAATTAGGGAGTTCGGTGAAAGAAAATGA
- a CDS encoding geranylgeranylglyceryl/heptaprenylglyceryl phosphate synthase — MKLQLGKVESYIHEKLKKEKLHFVLLDPDDVSPETAGRIAEMSEEVGVDAIMIGGSTGAEGEVLDNVVKAIKESSSLPTILFPGSHGGISRYADAIFFMSLLNSRNPFFITGAQALGAFQVKRYGIEPIPMAYLIVEPGETVGWVGDAKPIPRHKPKIAAAYALAGQYLGMRLVYLEAGSGAPQPVPPEMIGLVKRVIDVPLIVGGGIRTEEQARTAVEAGADIVVTGTAIEKAGSLEKAREKLEELNRGIKG; from the coding sequence ATGAAGCTTCAGCTTGGGAAGGTCGAGTCTTACATCCACGAAAAACTCAAGAAAGAAAAGCTCCACTTCGTCCTCCTTGATCCAGATGATGTTTCTCCGGAAACCGCTGGAAGAATAGCGGAGATGAGCGAGGAGGTTGGCGTTGACGCTATAATGATAGGCGGCTCCACAGGGGCAGAGGGGGAGGTTCTTGACAACGTTGTTAAAGCCATTAAGGAATCCTCATCGCTACCGACGATACTCTTTCCCGGTTCCCACGGAGGGATAAGCAGGTACGCCGACGCCATATTCTTCATGAGCCTGCTCAACTCGCGCAACCCCTTCTTCATCACCGGCGCCCAGGCACTGGGGGCGTTTCAGGTGAAGCGCTACGGCATAGAGCCCATCCCTATGGCCTATCTCATCGTTGAACCCGGTGAAACCGTTGGCTGGGTTGGCGACGCAAAGCCAATCCCGAGGCACAAGCCGAAGATAGCGGCCGCCTACGCCTTAGCCGGCCAGTACCTCGGAATGAGGCTCGTTTATCTGGAAGCGGGTAGCGGTGCTCCTCAGCCCGTCCCGCCGGAGATGATCGGTTTGGTTAAGCGCGTTATCGACGTCCCACTGATAGTCGGAGGAGGCATAAGAACGGAGGAGCAGGCCAGAACTGCAGTTGAGGCTGGCGCCGACATAGTCGTTACGGGGACGGCAATAGAGAAGGCCGGTTCCCTTGAGAAAGCCAGGGAAAAACTTGAGGAACTGAACAGAGGAATAAAGGGCTAA